One part of the Treponema sp. OMZ 787 genome encodes these proteins:
- a CDS encoding phosphohydrolase, whose translation MKSPKEINVEKLLLDYVKENALVSQLLHILIADPEIEALQDYANSVSIVRLGYNDHGPVHMKIVTLNALKILDLLKKAGVQTSLQKEGSGSLDDSYCAAVLGAYLHDIGMSLTRQDHELFSMTLAIPIIERTMDKMGITSFTRRAVIKAMASECIIGHMASRKIHSIEAGIVLIADGCDMKKGRARIPMELNTEAKIGDIHKYSANSIQSVSIAAGKEKPVRIDVLMDSDVGFFQVEEVLMGKINMSPAKPFISLYAQSGDKEAKQYL comes from the coding sequence ATGAAATCGCCTAAAGAAATTAATGTTGAGAAACTGCTTTTAGACTATGTTAAAGAGAATGCTCTTGTGTCTCAGCTTTTGCATATTTTGATTGCCGATCCTGAAATAGAAGCCTTGCAGGATTATGCCAATTCTGTGTCCATTGTTAGGTTGGGCTATAATGATCACGGACCCGTGCATATGAAAATTGTCACCTTAAATGCTCTTAAAATCTTGGATCTTTTAAAAAAGGCCGGAGTTCAGACAAGCCTGCAAAAAGAGGGTTCAGGTTCCTTGGATGACAGCTACTGTGCTGCGGTGCTTGGAGCCTATCTTCACGATATAGGAATGTCCCTAACTCGTCAAGATCACGAGCTTTTTTCGATGACCTTGGCCATTCCGATAATTGAAAGAACAATGGATAAGATGGGAATTACTTCCTTTACACGCAGGGCTGTGATAAAGGCTATGGCTAGCGAGTGCATCATAGGCCATATGGCCAGCCGCAAGATACATTCTATTGAGGCCGGAATAGTTTTGATAGCCGACGGCTGCGATATGAAAAAGGGCAGAGCCCGCATTCCTATGGAGCTGAATACAGAGGCTAAGATAGGGGATATACATAAGTATTCTGCCAACTCAATTCAGTCAGTTTCCATTGCTGCCGGAAAAGAAAAGCCTGTACGCATAGATGTTTTAATGGATAGTGATGTAGGTTTTTTTCAGGTAGAAGAAGTCTTGATGGGAAAAATAAATATGAGTCCTGCCAAGCCCTTTATCTCCCTCTATGCACAGTCGGGAGATAAGGAGGCTAAGCAATATCTCTAA
- a CDS encoding IMP dehydrogenase has protein sequence MAFFYDEPSHTFSEYLLVPRLSGVEHIPQAVSLKTPLTKYKKGEEPKISLNIPLVSSIMQSVSDHNMAIALAREGGLSFIFGSQSIENEAKMVAKVKNYRAGFVESDSNLTPEHCLSDVLDLKDKTDHTTVAVTHDGTGHGKLLGVVTGRDYRIGHTDLNKKVKEFMTPIGRLHVAEEGISLKKAQDIIWEFKLNSLPILDKDSRLVAFVFRKDYESNTENPLELLDEKKRYMVGAGINTRDYEERVPALIEAGADVLCIDSSDGFSDWQKQTIRFVKEKYGDTIPIGAGNVVDADGFNFLADAGADFIKVGIGGGSICITRETKGIGRGQATAVIEVAKARDEYFKKKGIYIPICSDGGIVFDYHITLALAMGSNFCMLGRYFARFDESPTNKVLINGNYMKEYWGEGSARARNWQRYDSGGEKKLSFEEGVDSYVPYAGKLHDNVSVTLNKIRSTMCNCGVLSIPEFQRDAKITLVSSASIIEGGPHDVVLKDMSHSSGSNY, from the coding sequence ATGGCTTTTTTTTATGATGAACCGTCGCATACATTCAGCGAATATTTATTGGTCCCGCGTCTTTCGGGAGTCGAGCACATTCCTCAGGCTGTTTCTCTTAAAACGCCTTTAACAAAATATAAAAAAGGTGAAGAGCCTAAAATCAGTTTAAATATTCCTCTGGTCTCTTCAATTATGCAATCCGTTTCCGATCATAATATGGCTATTGCCCTTGCAAGAGAGGGAGGCCTTTCCTTTATTTTCGGTTCGCAATCAATCGAAAACGAAGCTAAGATGGTCGCAAAGGTAAAAAACTATAGGGCAGGTTTTGTAGAAAGCGATTCAAACCTCACACCCGAACATTGCTTAAGTGATGTTTTAGACTTAAAAGACAAAACCGATCACACAACCGTTGCCGTAACCCATGACGGCACAGGACACGGAAAACTATTGGGCGTAGTTACAGGCAGGGATTACCGCATAGGTCACACCGATTTAAATAAAAAAGTAAAAGAATTTATGACTCCCATCGGGCGGCTTCATGTTGCCGAAGAAGGAATAAGCCTAAAAAAAGCTCAAGACATTATCTGGGAGTTTAAACTTAATTCGCTTCCCATTTTGGACAAAGACAGCCGGCTCGTTGCCTTTGTTTTTAGAAAGGATTATGAAAGCAATACCGAAAACCCGCTTGAACTTCTAGACGAAAAAAAGAGATACATGGTAGGAGCCGGTATAAATACAAGGGACTATGAAGAGCGGGTGCCGGCCCTTATTGAAGCCGGAGCCGATGTGCTTTGTATCGACTCTTCCGACGGATTCAGCGATTGGCAAAAACAAACCATTCGATTTGTAAAAGAAAAATACGGAGATACAATCCCAATAGGTGCCGGAAATGTTGTCGATGCGGACGGCTTTAACTTTTTAGCTGATGCAGGAGCCGATTTTATCAAGGTCGGAATAGGCGGCGGATCGATCTGTATTACCCGCGAGACAAAGGGAATAGGACGAGGTCAGGCCACAGCCGTAATCGAAGTTGCCAAGGCCCGGGATGAGTATTTTAAGAAGAAGGGCATTTATATTCCCATCTGCTCCGACGGAGGAATCGTTTTTGACTATCACATAACATTAGCCCTTGCTATGGGAAGCAACTTTTGCATGCTCGGCCGATACTTTGCCCGCTTTGACGAAAGCCCGACAAACAAGGTATTAATTAACGGAAACTATATGAAAGAATACTGGGGTGAAGGTTCTGCAAGAGCCAGAAACTGGCAGAGGTACGATTCGGGCGGAGAGAAAAAACTTTCATTTGAAGAAGGTGTAGACTCCTATGTTCCCTATGCAGGAAAACTTCACGACAATGTTTCGGTAACCTTAAATAAAATACGCTCGACCATGTGCAACTGCGGGGTTTTAAGCATCCCCGAATTCCAGCGTGATGCCAAAATTACCTTGGTATCCTCGGCCAGTATCATCGAAGGCGGCCCTCACGATGTCGTCTTAAAAGATATGAGCCATTCTTCCGGCTCAAATTATTAG
- a CDS encoding HD domain-containing phosphohydrolase, whose protein sequence is MIDKNKYKELSKEEILVKILETESLIHSVQDVDVLLEQILTEARSVVNADAGSIYIAEGDRLAIRYAQNDTQQKKVPAGKKLPYIFFDFPISNTTIAGCAAYTKKLVNVPDVYNIDPALPYKFGRATDEKTGYKTVSNLTIPILSMSGMLLGVLQVLNALDKDGNPEPFSHDDEIYLSHFASNAGIALEHAFLTRSMVLRMIKMAELRDPKETGMHVNRVANYSVEIYDRLAFKKEIPASEQTKYRDSLKIASMLHDVGKVAISDTILKKAGKLTDEEFSIMKTHTWLGARLFNSDASPLDKLSMEIALRHHENWDGTGYPGHIDLKTGKTVQTDTKTGKTKGLIGEEIPLGARIVSLADVYDALSSKRSYKDSWTEEDILAEVKKMSGKKFDPEIVDAFFDVLERIQAIKAHFVDE, encoded by the coding sequence ATGATAGATAAAAACAAATATAAAGAGCTATCAAAAGAAGAGATTCTCGTCAAAATTCTCGAAACGGAATCTTTAATACATAGCGTTCAAGACGTTGATGTTCTTCTGGAACAAATCCTTACAGAAGCTAGAAGTGTAGTAAATGCCGATGCCGGCTCAATATATATAGCTGAAGGCGACAGACTTGCCATAAGGTATGCTCAAAATGATACCCAACAAAAAAAAGTACCGGCAGGAAAAAAACTGCCATACATTTTTTTTGATTTTCCCATAAGCAACACAACCATAGCCGGATGTGCAGCATATACAAAAAAACTGGTCAATGTGCCGGATGTTTACAATATTGATCCGGCTTTGCCGTATAAATTCGGCAGAGCTACAGACGAAAAAACAGGCTATAAAACGGTTTCAAACCTTACAATTCCCATTCTTTCAATGTCAGGAATGCTTTTAGGAGTTCTTCAAGTTCTAAACGCCCTCGATAAAGACGGAAATCCGGAACCCTTCTCCCATGATGATGAAATATACTTGAGTCACTTTGCATCAAATGCAGGAATCGCCCTTGAACATGCTTTTTTGACAAGATCTATGGTTTTGCGTATGATAAAGATGGCCGAACTTAGGGATCCTAAAGAAACCGGAATGCATGTAAACAGGGTTGCAAACTATTCTGTAGAAATTTATGATCGTTTGGCTTTTAAAAAAGAAATTCCGGCTTCTGAGCAGACAAAATATAGGGACTCGCTCAAAATAGCATCAATGCTTCACGATGTAGGCAAGGTTGCTATTTCGGATACAATCCTAAAAAAAGCCGGAAAACTCACAGATGAAGAGTTTTCAATAATGAAAACTCACACATGGCTGGGAGCACGCCTCTTTAATTCGGATGCATCCCCGCTGGATAAACTTTCAATGGAAATAGCCCTTCGCCATCATGAAAACTGGGATGGAACCGGCTATCCCGGCCATATAGATTTAAAAACAGGAAAAACAGTACAAACAGACACAAAAACAGGAAAAACAAAAGGTCTTATAGGCGAAGAAATACCTCTTGGTGCAAGAATTGTTTCACTGGCTGATGTGTACGATGCTCTTTCATCAAAAAGATCTTACAAAGACTCTTGGACAGAAGAAGACATACTTGCCGAAGTAAAAAAAATGAGCGGAAAAAAATTTGATCCTGAAATAGTAGATGCTTTTTTTGATGTTTTGGAAAGAATCCAGGCTATTAAGGCTCACTTTGTAGACGAGTAG
- a CDS encoding zinc ribbon domain-containing protein, producing MGNLMKGHSPKFFCENCGQEVKRNTKVCPHCGRFFASVRCPSCNYMGHTDEFISGCPSCGFAVSSDSSKNTKKYHRKKLKEYRSNYKSNRYDDPLPWWVYSIVIGSLALLITYIFYFRV from the coding sequence ATGGGTAATTTAATGAAAGGGCATTCCCCTAAGTTTTTTTGTGAAAACTGCGGGCAAGAGGTAAAGCGCAACACAAAGGTGTGTCCCCACTGCGGGCGTTTTTTTGCTTCGGTGAGATGCCCTTCTTGTAATTATATGGGGCATACTGATGAATTTATTAGCGGATGCCCTTCTTGCGGCTTTGCTGTCAGCTCAGATTCAAGCAAGAATACAAAAAAATATCACAGAAAAAAACTAAAAGAATACCGTTCAAACTATAAATCCAATAGGTATGATGATCCCCTCCCTTGGTGGGTTTACAGCATTGTGATAGGCTCTTTGGCTCTATTAATAACCTATATTTTTTATTTTAGGGTCTAA
- the ileS gene encoding isoleucine--tRNA ligase, which translates to MYKPVDPKVDFAKQEEDVLKFWEKHDVFKKSVSSRDGRDNYIFFDGPPFATGLPHFGHFVPGTIKDIIPRYKTMKGFRVERRFGWDCHGLPVENLIEKELGLNSKTDIEKYGIDKFNEACRASVLRYVKEWKQTVTRLGRWIDFENDYKTMEPAFMESIWWVMKSLWEKGLLYEGYYILPYCPRCSTVLSNHELNLGGYKDVHDPAITVRFKTLSPVKTSPAAKAFEGKNALPSKTYLLAWTTTPWTLPSNLGLAVGADIDYALIEYDGAHYIMAVPRLEAYFAKNGKEEAKEYKLIWTKKGVELEGLRYEPLFPYFKNLSSGEDGKNAEAGQGAFRVLIGDFVTTEDGTGIVHTAPGFGEDDNRIFKGTGVPTVCPVDAECKFTQEVSDYQGLFVKDADKQIMERLKTEGKLFKRAQILHSYPHCWRCSSPLIYRAVASWFVSVTKIKDKLLNANSKINWQPDHIKTGRFGKWLEGARDWAISRNRYWGNPIPIWKCEECGETICVGSREELKELSGVFPDDMHKHFADKITIPCKKCGGTMKRVPEVLDCWFESGSMPYAQQHYPFENKEYFEKNFPADFISEGLDQTRGWFYTLTILAAALFDEPAFKNCIVNGLVLNEDGKKMSKSLRNYTDPNEVIKQFGADALRLFLMNSNVVKADDLKYSDEGVRDVLKGILIPFWNSYSFYITYANIDGVRPPHNAKVDGKDEGVEEFLVKLNNPLDLWILSVTEKLVADVTEALDKYDLSQAIPPMVEYIDLLNNWYIRRSRRRFWKSENDGDKAQAYETLYRALKKFSLVAAPVVPFITESIWQNLRTEKDALSIHLADYPEYNEKIRNNELEFKMKTVQKAVSMGRSLRYQFNLKIRQPLKAVEIVTLNPEEKRVLLEMEESIIEELNVKEVIFHEKEDELVEYSAKANFKVLGKELGPLMKKAAAVIEQMNSREIQNIMEGATLSIDIEGKSVEITADKIVINRIEKASLKIVNEGTLTVGLNTELTEELLMEGYIRDLVRGIQTLRKECGLDVTDRIKLYLSASQKNADNKELEKAFELFKDYVCDETLTVQSSWLKTGDLAKRDIKTSLVEAGDYEWEIGIEKNN; encoded by the coding sequence ATGTATAAGCCTGTAGACCCTAAAGTTGATTTTGCAAAACAAGAAGAAGATGTCTTGAAATTTTGGGAAAAACATGATGTGTTTAAAAAGTCCGTTTCATCACGCGATGGACGGGATAATTATATTTTCTTTGACGGCCCTCCCTTTGCGACAGGGCTGCCTCACTTCGGTCACTTTGTTCCCGGAACAATTAAAGATATTATTCCCAGATATAAAACAATGAAAGGATTTAGGGTTGAGCGCCGTTTCGGATGGGACTGTCATGGGCTTCCCGTTGAAAACTTAATCGAAAAAGAACTCGGACTCAATTCAAAAACCGACATAGAAAAATACGGTATAGATAAATTTAACGAGGCCTGCCGTGCAAGCGTCTTGCGTTATGTAAAAGAGTGGAAGCAGACGGTTACACGCTTAGGACGATGGATCGATTTTGAAAACGATTATAAGACCATGGAGCCTGCCTTTATGGAATCAATTTGGTGGGTGATGAAAAGCCTTTGGGAGAAAGGCCTTTTGTACGAGGGCTATTATATTCTTCCTTATTGTCCGAGGTGCTCCACAGTTCTTTCAAACCACGAGCTTAACTTGGGCGGATACAAGGATGTCCACGACCCCGCAATAACGGTACGCTTTAAGACTCTTTCTCCCGTAAAGACTTCTCCTGCCGCTAAGGCCTTTGAGGGGAAAAATGCGCTTCCCTCCAAAACCTACCTTTTGGCATGGACAACCACTCCTTGGACTCTTCCGAGCAACCTCGGCCTTGCTGTGGGTGCCGATATCGATTATGCTTTGATAGAATATGACGGAGCTCACTATATAATGGCTGTTCCCCGGCTTGAAGCTTATTTTGCAAAGAACGGAAAAGAGGAAGCAAAAGAGTATAAGCTGATATGGACAAAGAAGGGTGTAGAGCTTGAAGGCTTACGCTATGAGCCTCTCTTTCCTTATTTTAAAAACTTGAGCTCAGGAGAAGACGGAAAAAATGCTGAGGCCGGGCAGGGAGCCTTTAGGGTTTTAATAGGAGACTTTGTTACAACCGAGGACGGAACAGGCATTGTTCATACTGCCCCAGGTTTCGGTGAAGACGATAACAGAATATTTAAAGGTACCGGAGTGCCGACTGTCTGCCCCGTCGATGCGGAATGTAAATTCACTCAAGAAGTGTCCGACTATCAAGGTCTTTTTGTAAAGGATGCCGACAAGCAAATTATGGAAAGGTTAAAAACCGAAGGCAAACTTTTTAAGCGGGCTCAAATTTTGCACTCCTATCCTCATTGCTGGCGATGTTCAAGCCCCTTAATATACAGGGCTGTTGCAAGCTGGTTTGTTTCAGTTACAAAGATAAAGGACAAGCTCCTTAATGCCAACTCAAAAATCAATTGGCAGCCTGATCATATAAAGACAGGCCGCTTTGGGAAATGGCTTGAGGGAGCCCGTGATTGGGCCATCAGCCGAAACCGTTATTGGGGAAACCCTATTCCGATTTGGAAGTGCGAAGAATGCGGCGAAACAATTTGTGTAGGAAGCAGGGAGGAACTAAAAGAACTTTCAGGAGTCTTCCCCGATGATATGCACAAGCACTTTGCCGATAAGATAACTATTCCCTGTAAAAAATGCGGCGGAACAATGAAGCGTGTTCCCGAAGTTTTGGATTGCTGGTTTGAGTCCGGTTCGATGCCCTATGCCCAACAGCACTATCCTTTTGAAAATAAAGAATACTTTGAAAAAAACTTCCCGGCCGATTTTATTTCGGAAGGTTTGGATCAAACTAGAGGATGGTTTTATACCCTGACGATTTTGGCGGCAGCCCTCTTTGATGAACCTGCCTTTAAAAACTGTATTGTAAACGGTCTTGTTCTTAATGAGGACGGGAAGAAGATGTCCAAGTCCTTACGTAACTACACCGACCCCAACGAGGTTATAAAGCAATTCGGTGCGGATGCCCTCCGTCTCTTTTTAATGAATTCGAATGTCGTAAAAGCTGATGATTTAAAATATTCGGATGAGGGAGTGCGTGATGTTCTTAAAGGAATTTTAATTCCTTTTTGGAACAGCTACAGTTTCTATATAACCTATGCCAATATCGACGGAGTAAGGCCTCCTCATAATGCAAAGGTCGACGGAAAGGACGAGGGAGTCGAAGAGTTTTTGGTAAAACTAAATAATCCCTTAGACTTGTGGATTCTATCGGTAACCGAAAAACTGGTTGCCGATGTAACGGAAGCTCTCGACAAGTATGACCTATCGCAAGCTATTCCGCCTATGGTCGAATACATTGATCTTTTAAATAACTGGTATATCCGCCGTTCGCGACGACGCTTTTGGAAGAGCGAAAATGACGGAGACAAGGCTCAAGCCTACGAAACCCTCTACCGCGCCTTAAAGAAATTTTCCCTTGTTGCCGCTCCGGTAGTGCCATTTATAACCGAAAGCATTTGGCAGAATTTGAGGACAGAAAAGGATGCTCTTTCCATTCATCTTGCAGACTACCCTGAGTACAACGAAAAGATAAGAAACAATGAGCTTGAGTTTAAGATGAAAACCGTGCAAAAGGCTGTTTCGATGGGAAGATCCTTGCGTTATCAGTTTAACTTAAAGATAAGGCAGCCATTAAAGGCGGTCGAAATAGTAACCCTGAACCCCGAAGAAAAAAGAGTTCTTTTGGAAATGGAAGAAAGCATAATCGAGGAACTCAATGTTAAAGAGGTTATCTTCCACGAAAAAGAAGATGAGCTTGTCGAGTATTCGGCGAAAGCTAATTTTAAGGTACTCGGAAAAGAACTTGGCCCCCTTATGAAAAAGGCTGCTGCCGTCATTGAACAGATGAATTCGCGGGAGATCCAAAACATAATGGAGGGGGCTACCTTAAGTATAGACATTGAAGGAAAATCGGTCGAAATAACTGCCGATAAGATCGTAATAAACAGGATTGAAAAGGCTTCCTTAAAAATAGTAAATGAAGGAACCTTAACCGTTGGTCTTAATACCGAGCTGACTGAAGAACTTTTAATGGAAGGTTATATCAGAGACTTGGTAAGGGGTATTCAGACACTGCGTAAGGAATGCGGTCTTGATGTTACCGACAGAATTAAACTTTATCTTTCAGCCTCTCAAAAAAATGCCGATAATAAAGAACTAGAAAAAGCCTTTGAGCTTTTTAAAGACTATGTTTGTGATGAAACCTTGACTGTTCAGTCTTCTTGGCTTAAAACCGGAGATTTGGCAAAGCGTGATATTAAAACAAGTCTTGTTGAAGCCGGCGATTATGAATGGGAGATTGGAATTGAAAAGAATAATTAG
- a CDS encoding CDP-alcohol phosphatidyltransferase family protein, whose product MDKKIGRLVLFFWLFQCSAIFAIYKILNTDIEIFNSFLIYITLWHSLLLLFLILHKGEFISVESNIALEKINLANGITLFRISSVPLIAFLLKQNEIENIKIVLAVVLILVFLTDFFDGLIARRFNQETKIGRMLDSMSDYSLLALVSIVYYQLGLVPNWFFYLIFGRLMFQALGMLFFILLKFPVEIKSTRGGKITIAATMILYSLKIMQFFVTFFSNFKELFLIGEYLCGFIIFVFLFEKIFIFYDHYKEYRKRNTES is encoded by the coding sequence ATGGATAAAAAAATCGGCAGATTGGTCTTGTTTTTTTGGCTTTTTCAATGTTCAGCCATTTTTGCAATTTATAAGATCCTTAATACCGATATTGAAATTTTTAATTCCTTTTTAATATACATAACTCTCTGGCATTCTTTGCTTCTTCTATTTTTAATTCTACATAAGGGAGAATTTATAAGTGTTGAAAGTAATATTGCTCTTGAAAAAATTAATCTTGCAAATGGAATTACTCTCTTCCGCATAAGTTCGGTTCCTTTAATAGCCTTTCTTTTAAAACAAAATGAAATTGAGAATATAAAAATAGTTTTGGCCGTTGTTTTGATTTTGGTTTTTTTGACTGATTTTTTTGACGGTCTTATAGCAAGAAGATTTAATCAAGAAACCAAGATCGGGCGTATGCTTGATTCCATGAGTGATTATTCCCTGCTTGCTCTTGTTTCAATCGTTTACTATCAGTTGGGATTGGTGCCGAATTGGTTCTTCTATTTAATCTTTGGAAGATTAATGTTTCAAGCTCTTGGAATGCTTTTTTTTATTCTTTTAAAATTCCCGGTTGAAATAAAATCCACAAGGGGCGGCAAAATAACAATAGCTGCAACGATGATTCTTTATAGTCTCAAAATTATGCAATTTTTTGTTACTTTCTTTTCCAATTTTAAAGAGTTATTTTTAATCGGCGAATATTTATGCGGTTTTATTATCTTTGTATTTTTATTTGAAAAGATATTTATTTTTTATGATCATTATAAAGAATACCGCAAAAGGAATACAGAAAGTTAG
- a CDS encoding glycine hydroxymethyltransferase: MKEGLKKYLEKEGSNAKLPMVAYLANLDQVASVYPEVASSIVKEIENQRSHLKLIASENYSSLAVQAAMGNLLTDKYAEGFPEHRYYGGCENVDAVEMAACAEACKVFGAEHAYVQPHSGADANIVAYWAILNAKVEEPFLKKFETVVDGKVKKMSLEGLSHEDWEELRRALGNQKLMGLDYYSGGHLTHGYVQNVSSKMFRTCSYTVNKETGELDYAEIEKRAMEEKPLILLAGYSAYPRKINFKKFREIADKCGAVLMVDMAHFAGLVAGKVFEGEYNPVLWADVVTTTTHKTLRGPRGAMILCKKEFAEFVDKGCPLVIGGPLPHVMASKAVAFREANSKEYQDYAHKVRDNAAALAEECMKLGMKLQTNGTDNHLMLINVTKYGLNGRQAETAMSECGVTLNRNSLPFDPNGPWWTSGLRVGTPAVTSLGMGPAEMKQIASIIDRVLKASKPGVTKSGAPSKANVVVDPTVKAEIQKEVDAILHKFVLYPELDLDFLKSIYC, from the coding sequence ATGAAAGAAGGTTTAAAGAAATACCTTGAAAAAGAAGGCTCAAATGCAAAGTTACCTATGGTTGCATATTTGGCCAATTTGGATCAGGTTGCATCTGTGTACCCTGAAGTTGCATCAAGCATTGTAAAAGAAATTGAGAATCAGCGAAGTCACTTAAAACTTATCGCCAGCGAAAACTATTCTTCATTGGCAGTTCAAGCTGCTATGGGTAACCTCCTGACCGATAAGTATGCAGAAGGTTTTCCTGAGCATAGATATTACGGAGGATGCGAAAACGTAGATGCCGTTGAAATGGCAGCCTGTGCCGAGGCTTGTAAGGTATTTGGAGCCGAACACGCCTATGTTCAGCCTCACTCAGGAGCTGATGCAAACATCGTCGCCTATTGGGCAATATTAAATGCCAAGGTCGAAGAACCTTTCTTAAAGAAATTTGAAACTGTTGTAGACGGAAAGGTTAAAAAGATGAGTCTTGAAGGCTTGAGCCATGAAGATTGGGAAGAGTTGCGCCGTGCTCTCGGAAACCAAAAACTTATGGGCTTGGATTACTATTCGGGCGGACACCTCACCCACGGCTATGTTCAAAACGTTTCTTCAAAAATGTTTAGGACATGCTCATATACCGTAAACAAGGAAACAGGCGAGCTTGATTATGCCGAGATCGAAAAAAGAGCAATGGAAGAAAAACCCTTGATTCTTTTGGCCGGATATAGTGCTTACCCCAGAAAGATTAATTTTAAGAAATTTAGAGAAATTGCCGACAAGTGCGGAGCTGTTTTGATGGTTGATATGGCCCACTTTGCAGGTCTTGTTGCCGGAAAGGTTTTTGAAGGCGAATATAACCCTGTTCTTTGGGCTGATGTTGTAACAACTACAACCCATAAAACCCTTCGAGGTCCCCGCGGCGCTATGATTCTTTGTAAAAAAGAATTTGCCGAATTTGTTGATAAGGGCTGCCCCCTTGTAATAGGCGGCCCCCTTCCCCATGTTATGGCTTCAAAGGCTGTTGCCTTCCGTGAAGCAAACAGCAAGGAATATCAAGACTATGCCCACAAGGTAAGAGATAACGCTGCCGCTCTCGCAGAAGAATGTATGAAGCTCGGTATGAAGCTTCAGACAAACGGAACAGACAATCACTTGATGCTGATTAATGTAACAAAATACGGCTTAAACGGCAGACAAGCTGAAACTGCAATGTCCGAGTGCGGTGTAACCCTTAACAGGAACAGCTTGCCCTTTGATCCGAACGGCCCCTGGTGGACAAGCGGTTTACGCGTCGGAACTCCTGCCGTAACAAGTCTTGGAATGGGCCCTGCCGAAATGAAGCAAATTGCTTCAATCATTGACAGGGTATTGAAGGCATCAAAACCCGGCGTAACAAAGAGCGGAGCTCCCAGCAAAGCTAATGTTGTGGTTGACCCCACTGTAAAGGCAGAGATACAAAAAGAAGTGGATGCTATTTTACACAAATTCGTTCTTTATCCCGAATTGGATTTAGACTTCTTAAAGAGCATTTATTGTTAA
- a CDS encoding carbon-nitrogen hydrolase family protein, which produces MKIGLCASENRNNDIDFNISQIEGFIEKTKSEKPDLLLFGESFLQGFDSLCFEYKKDILTALSINSEPIARLGSIAKNAKTALGFGFIENDHGAIFSSYMVLGKNGEIICLYKRISQGWRIQGTCADYREGKEFFEFDFESKRLAVIVCGDLWEDELLEPIISLNPDAFLWPVFCSYTIEKWRNTEAAAYAERSAILEPPVLFINSLVKESAPAAGGGAFVWHHGKLIKEIPMGETGFLLYEI; this is translated from the coding sequence ATGAAAATTGGACTTTGCGCATCGGAAAATAGGAATAATGATATTGATTTTAATATATCGCAGATTGAAGGTTTTATAGAAAAAACAAAATCCGAAAAGCCTGATCTTCTTCTTTTCGGAGAAAGTTTTTTACAAGGCTTTGACTCCCTTTGTTTTGAATATAAAAAAGATATTTTGACAGCCCTCTCAATAAATTCGGAACCTATAGCAAGATTGGGTTCCATTGCAAAAAATGCAAAAACTGCCCTAGGTTTCGGCTTTATCGAAAACGATCATGGGGCTATTTTCAGCTCCTACATGGTTCTGGGAAAAAACGGAGAGATAATTTGTCTTTATAAAAGAATTTCCCAAGGCTGGAGAATTCAAGGTACCTGTGCCGATTATAGGGAGGGAAAAGAGTTTTTTGAGTTTGATTTTGAGAGTAAGCGGCTTGCAGTTATCGTATGCGGGGACTTATGGGAAGATGAACTTTTAGAGCCGATTATCAGCCTCAATCCCGATGCATTTTTATGGCCGGTATTTTGCAGCTATACAATAGAAAAGTGGAGAAATACTGAAGCCGCAGCCTACGCTGAAAGAAGTGCAATTCTTGAACCGCCCGTTTTATTTATAAATTCCCTTGTAAAGGAGAGTGCTCCGGCTGCAGGGGGCGGTGCCTTTGTATGGCATCATGGTAAACTCATAAAAGAAATACCCATGGGCGAAACAGGTTTTTTATTATACGAAATTTAA
- a CDS encoding FmdB family zinc ribbon protein, translated as MPTYEYVCDSCGHDFEVFQRMSDEPVSVCPECGKPVRRVISGGLGINFRGSGFYVNDSSSSKASSGGCSSCSSSSCSTCKH; from the coding sequence ATGCCAACTTATGAGTATGTCTGCGATTCTTGCGGTCATGATTTTGAGGTTTTTCAGAGAATGAGTGATGAACCCGTATCTGTCTGTCCGGAATGCGGGAAGCCTGTAAGAAGAGTTATTTCCGGAGGCTTAGGAATTAATTTTAGAGGATCGGGTTTTTATGTAAACGACTCATCTTCTTCAAAAGCGTCCTCAGGCGGTTGTTCAAGCTGCTCCTCATCTTCATGCTCAACATGTAAGCATTAG